From the genome of Halobaculum halobium, one region includes:
- a CDS encoding DUF7567 family protein: MSLEVLDRHSEALFEFLWCPVCGKEVFTHIPFEGVFCKNCNTQVELQESRETRGYEEAVLACFDSTTTWNLHVDEKLRRDLPDGSARVKILGAPGAYEVDWWSPEPGEDWEPVQRGEFDDVEEPNEVSHLA, translated from the coding sequence ATGAGTCTCGAAGTACTTGACCGACACAGCGAGGCACTGTTCGAGTTCCTCTGGTGTCCCGTCTGCGGGAAGGAGGTCTTCACTCACATCCCCTTCGAGGGGGTGTTCTGCAAGAACTGCAACACCCAGGTCGAACTCCAAGAATCCCGCGAGACACGCGGCTACGAGGAGGCCGTGCTCGCCTGCTTCGATTCTACCACCACCTGGAACCTCCACGTCGACGAGAAGCTACGTCGCGACCTGCCTGATGGGTCGGCCCGCGTGAAGATCCTCGGCGCACCGGGCGCCTACGAGGTCGACTGGTGGAGTCCAGAGCCTGGTGAGGATTGGGAACCTGTCCAACGCGGCGAGTTCGACGACGTCGAGGAGCCAAACGAGGTGTCGCACCTGGCGTAG
- a CDS encoding DUF1889 family protein: MSQNDRTSWFIDSEGPNEEAVELAFAWVQQLGEQHEEKRDAVLAVNTKKQLDGVVSTVIGDQAAKALNKKKPVGVGEAEIQLMTKRIDPSGWQSGPVLAIYPDKDLLDKIDGMYGVTDVLVVPWSKDTVQFWIDTWGASALQSDASGDAPEIDNPVAKEAVDTLDALVNTSTGITHSSDRATCIEIFKTLHSNGISFDPEAIRAWLVAEKGWDPDYADDVKEVAEGVQTGKRFQYDSGRLSNDIMNQWKDAANVN, translated from the coding sequence ATGAGTCAAAACGACAGGACATCTTGGTTCATCGATTCCGAGGGGCCAAATGAGGAGGCTGTCGAACTGGCCTTCGCGTGGGTGCAACAGCTCGGTGAGCAGCATGAAGAGAAACGAGATGCTGTCTTGGCAGTAAACACGAAAAAGCAGCTGGACGGTGTCGTATCTACTGTGATCGGTGACCAGGCAGCAAAGGCGTTGAATAAAAAGAAGCCGGTCGGCGTCGGTGAAGCAGAGATCCAGCTGATGACGAAACGGATTGATCCATCGGGGTGGCAAAGCGGTCCTGTCCTTGCTATCTACCCAGACAAAGACCTGCTGGACAAGATTGACGGAATGTATGGTGTGACCGATGTGCTCGTCGTGCCTTGGTCGAAGGACACCGTCCAGTTCTGGATCGATACCTGGGGCGCGTCAGCACTCCAATCAGATGCGAGTGGCGATGCACCAGAAATCGATAATCCGGTCGCCAAGGAAGCTGTCGACACGCTCGATGCATTGGTCAACACCTCGACTGGGATCACGCATTCGTCAGATCGTGCTACCTGTATCGAGATCTTCAAAACCCTCCATAGCAACGGCATCAGCTTCGATCCTGAAGCAATCAGAGCCTGGTTAGTCGCTGAAAAAGGCTGGGACCCGGATTATGCCGATGACGTAAAAGAGGTCGCCGAAGGCGTCCAAACGGGGAAACGCTTCCAGTACGACTCTGGCCGTCTTAGCAACGACATTATGAACCAGTGGAAAGACGCCGCAAATGTTAATTAA
- a CDS encoding DUF6735 family protein, giving the protein MGHRALVAYERTDGQYTLHYSHWGAANLKLKHRISAESPFGGDDTDSKWAKQLLAELADGLEADAVDAYLAGEDRPSTVVEPKPRATGLTLDEIVADHLDYLHHEAFFVVSTTFEVTAYRTLWSGLQYDSETVEQGETVGNGALATVRWYDGEPVGDGHLQGQFAALKDVIGDMLDKGVFTPSTARQYLKRKLAERVGDRQELLIPTGESPFEKASLNHSCWICYVATAVFQGSEWVSPAVGS; this is encoded by the coding sequence ATGGGACACCGCGCACTCGTTGCGTACGAACGCACGGACGGACAGTACACACTCCACTACAGCCATTGGGGTGCAGCGAACCTGAAGCTCAAGCACCGAATCTCTGCTGAGTCGCCGTTCGGTGGCGACGACACCGACTCCAAGTGGGCGAAACAGCTCCTCGCAGAGCTTGCCGATGGCCTCGAGGCAGATGCGGTCGACGCCTACCTCGCCGGCGAGGATCGACCGTCGACGGTCGTCGAGCCGAAGCCCCGCGCCACCGGGCTCACCCTCGACGAGATCGTCGCTGACCATCTCGACTACCTCCACCATGAGGCGTTCTTCGTGGTGTCGACGACGTTCGAGGTGACCGCCTATCGGACGCTGTGGTCCGGGCTCCAGTACGACTCGGAGACGGTCGAACAGGGAGAGACAGTCGGGAACGGCGCGCTCGCGACGGTGCGCTGGTACGACGGCGAGCCGGTCGGCGACGGCCACCTGCAGGGCCAGTTCGCGGCCCTCAAAGACGTCATCGGCGATATGCTCGACAAGGGCGTCTTCACGCCGTCGACGGCGAGGCAGTACCTAAAACGGAAGCTCGCTGAGCGGGTCGGGGACCGACAGGAGCTGCTCATTCCGACCGGAGAATCGCCCTTCGAGAAGGCGAGCCTCAACCACTCCTGTTGGATCTGCTACGTGGCAACGGCTGTTTTTCAAGGGTCGGAATGGGTGAGCCCCGCCGTAGGCTCGTGA
- a CDS encoding DUF6166 domain-containing protein, protein MASSESVPVASPGQSHRDTVEYVGFRVDGQAVILNLSEHRRLSLERSLDLVNHSPSGFEWGYSGSGPAQLACALLLDYYDDEQFAREHYIAFRNQVVSQLECDGAAACWHLPGEEIDAAMATLTDDVVALADGGRPSPTLPENWRAVSRPDRRVFQRADRDHYIVLGDGREEWLVVLCSQGDRAYPAPLAHRAVAEEADVERVIQELAEESNDLIEPPEGEH, encoded by the coding sequence ATGGCCAGTTCGGAATCGGTTCCAGTCGCATCGCCCGGTCAGTCCCACCGAGACACAGTCGAATACGTCGGCTTCCGCGTCGACGGCCAAGCCGTCATCCTGAACCTCTCGGAGCATCGGCGACTCTCCCTCGAGCGCAGTCTGGACCTCGTCAACCACAGTCCAAGCGGGTTCGAGTGGGGGTATAGTGGTAGCGGGCCCGCCCAGCTCGCGTGCGCGCTCCTCCTCGACTACTACGACGATGAGCAGTTCGCCCGTGAGCACTACATCGCGTTCCGGAATCAGGTGGTTTCGCAGCTGGAGTGCGACGGTGCCGCGGCGTGCTGGCACCTCCCCGGCGAGGAGATCGACGCCGCGATGGCGACCCTTACCGACGACGTCGTCGCCCTCGCCGACGGTGGACGGCCGTCACCGACGCTCCCCGAGAACTGGCGAGCCGTCTCTCGCCCGGACCGGCGGGTCTTCCAGCGCGCTGATCGCGACCACTACATCGTACTCGGGGATGGGAGGGAGGAGTGGCTGGTCGTACTCTGCAGCCAAGGCGACCGTGCATATCCTGCCCCGCTCGCACATCGGGCGGTTGCCGAGGAGGCTGACGTGGAACGGGTAATCCAGGAACTCGCCGAAGAGAGCAACGACCTCATCGAACCCCCGGAGGGGGAGCACTGA
- a CDS encoding ribonucleotide-diphosphate reductase subunit beta, with protein MTENKTTGGDPETDIFSERTQLKPYEYPDVLEYKDAIRNSYWVHTEFNFSGDVQDFKVNTTPAEKTVIKRTMLAIAQIEVQVKTFWADIYDEMPKAEIGNVGMTFAESEVRHMDAYSHLLDILGITEDFEEVTAVPAIEERIDYLDEYLEKSESDDKEEYVMSLLLFSTFVEHVSLFSQFLIMTSFDKHEKKFKGIANAVEATSKEEQIHGLFGVELVETIREENPDLFDEDFEEEVQAACQQAFEAEMKILDWIFGEGELEFLPRAHVDAFLRDRFNQSLENVGVEPIFDPDDDLLEETRWFDEDIMMTKDNDFFSKRSTTYNKHAQSVTAEDMF; from the coding sequence ATGACTGAAAACAAAACCACAGGCGGAGATCCGGAGACCGACATCTTCTCCGAACGAACGCAGCTCAAACCGTACGAGTACCCCGACGTCCTCGAGTACAAAGACGCGATACGAAACAGCTACTGGGTTCACACGGAGTTCAACTTCTCAGGAGACGTTCAAGACTTCAAGGTCAACACGACTCCCGCCGAGAAGACCGTCATCAAGCGGACGATGCTGGCCATCGCGCAGATCGAGGTCCAAGTCAAGACCTTCTGGGCAGACATCTACGACGAGATGCCCAAAGCGGAGATCGGGAACGTCGGCATGACCTTCGCGGAGAGCGAGGTCAGACATATGGACGCGTACAGCCACCTCCTCGACATCTTGGGGATCACGGAGGACTTCGAGGAGGTGACTGCCGTCCCCGCAATCGAGGAGCGGATCGACTACCTCGACGAGTACCTCGAGAAGAGCGAGAGCGACGACAAAGAGGAGTACGTGATGAGTCTCCTGCTGTTCTCCACGTTCGTCGAGCACGTCTCGCTGTTCTCGCAGTTCCTCATCATGACGAGCTTCGACAAACACGAAAAGAAATTCAAGGGGATCGCGAACGCCGTCGAAGCGACCAGCAAGGAGGAGCAGATTCACGGACTGTTCGGTGTCGAACTCGTGGAGACGATTCGCGAGGAGAATCCGGACCTCTTCGACGAGGACTTCGAAGAAGAGGTCCAAGCGGCCTGTCAGCAGGCGTTCGAGGCAGAGATGAAGATACTGGACTGGATTTTCGGTGAGGGCGAACTGGAGTTCCTTCCCCGGGCGCACGTCGACGCGTTCCTGCGGGACCGGTTCAATCAGAGCCTCGAGAACGTCGGTGTCGAGCCGATATTCGACCCGGACGATGACCTGCTCGAGGAGACACGGTGGTTCGACGAGGACATCATGATGACAAAGGATAACGACTTCTTCAGCAAGCGGTCGACCACGTACAACAAACACGCACAGAGCGTCACCGCGGAGGATATGTTCTAA
- a CDS encoding restriction endonuclease yields MAVLDDLSGFEFEDVMEDVFRNLGYENVRQADRTADEGRDVIMEEVVDGTRRAIIVECKHTGTVGRPVVQKLHSAIATFDFDGPKRGMVVTTGRFTNPAQEYANRLQQNDDPHPIELLDGEDLREIADEIGLDLYNGRIEILCDKTLRPYDPAADVDAPVTDAFRDIENIEAADLPEPHSSVTFRPVVAVTANTNAVFETSVGVIHRINDRTRFVANAERGQPQVVEEDVATLVTENLHTTVDLDAEQFGEVFDDVEERRFGQTQTEYKEWAVERLQQHHTTTVTYTGDNNVTYNKTCEPNRSDISVQSIEPVYLPEVRHTTDVQEYTYPYEYYAAGPSRVTAEDGIHQCVHCDTSGVTETYTYCPNCGAIACSSHTKTERLEGEPVCTGCAVTERFALKTKYFYDEENLEAFREEYAAMPIHEKVMENKLLTAGGGVVTAVLLLLGILALGGVI; encoded by the coding sequence ATGGCTGTACTGGACGATCTCTCGGGGTTCGAGTTCGAGGACGTGATGGAGGACGTGTTCCGCAACCTCGGCTACGAGAACGTCCGCCAGGCCGACCGCACGGCTGACGAGGGGCGCGACGTCATCATGGAGGAGGTCGTCGACGGCACGCGGCGCGCGATCATCGTCGAGTGCAAGCACACGGGGACGGTCGGGCGGCCGGTGGTCCAGAAGCTCCACTCGGCGATCGCGACGTTCGACTTCGACGGCCCGAAACGTGGGATGGTCGTCACGACTGGCCGGTTCACGAACCCTGCTCAGGAGTACGCAAACCGACTCCAGCAGAACGACGACCCACACCCAATCGAGTTACTCGACGGCGAGGACCTCCGGGAGATTGCCGACGAAATTGGCCTCGACCTCTACAACGGTCGCATCGAGATCCTCTGCGACAAGACCCTGCGCCCGTACGACCCGGCCGCCGACGTCGACGCGCCAGTCACGGATGCGTTCCGCGACATCGAGAACATCGAAGCCGCCGACCTCCCAGAACCGCACTCATCGGTGACGTTCCGCCCAGTGGTCGCGGTCACCGCGAACACGAACGCCGTCTTCGAGACGTCGGTTGGCGTTATCCACCGAATCAACGACCGGACCCGATTCGTTGCCAACGCCGAACGCGGGCAGCCGCAGGTCGTCGAGGAAGACGTCGCGACGCTGGTCACCGAGAACCTCCACACGACGGTCGACCTCGACGCCGAGCAGTTCGGAGAGGTGTTCGACGACGTCGAGGAGCGCCGGTTCGGGCAGACGCAAACGGAGTACAAGGAGTGGGCCGTCGAGCGGCTCCAGCAGCACCACACGACGACGGTCACCTACACCGGCGACAACAACGTCACGTACAACAAGACCTGTGAGCCGAACCGCTCGGACATCTCTGTCCAGTCGATCGAACCAGTGTACCTCCCGGAAGTTCGGCACACTACCGACGTCCAGGAGTACACCTACCCCTACGAGTACTACGCGGCAGGCCCGTCGAGAGTGACCGCCGAGGACGGCATCCATCAGTGCGTCCACTGTGATACGAGTGGCGTCACCGAGACGTACACCTACTGTCCGAACTGCGGGGCCATCGCCTGCTCCAGCCACACCAAAACGGAGCGGCTGGAAGGCGAACCGGTCTGTACGGGCTGCGCGGTGACGGAACGGTTCGCATTGAAGACGAAGTACTTCTACGACGAGGAGAATCTCGAGGCCTTCCGCGAGGAGTACGCCGCGATGCCGATCCACGAGAAGGTGATGGAGAATAAGCTCCTCACTGCTGGTGGAGGAGTAGTTACGGCTGTTCTACTACTGCTTGGCATCCTCGCACTTGGTGGTGTAATCTGA
- a CDS encoding DUF6036 family nucleotidyltransferase — protein MRPTFGREYIENEFQRIGDGLSEPLTVYLIGGGAMSLRDLKGATKDIDLVVPDGDAYGQLWAVLMDLGYAEVQSLDPDYRALGATSCVENDDGCRLDIFNQQVANKLVLTDGMQERSEPFLDTDRLTVRLVSNEDIFLFKAIAGRDDDIEDMNMLVQAGLDYDVVRDELEAQIERLGDDQFATFANEALVELEERYGVTTPIEARVQELTNRYYRGLEVLQALDEPMTVDELAAELELDTDEVQDRIAYLSTFDRVRRDGDTVRPVE, from the coding sequence ATGAGACCAACATTCGGACGTGAGTACATCGAGAACGAATTCCAGCGAATCGGAGACGGGCTATCTGAACCGCTCACGGTCTACCTGATCGGTGGTGGCGCGATGTCGCTGCGCGACCTCAAGGGGGCGACGAAAGATATCGACCTGGTCGTCCCAGATGGCGACGCGTACGGTCAGCTGTGGGCCGTCCTGATGGACCTCGGGTATGCGGAGGTTCAATCGCTGGATCCAGATTACCGGGCGCTGGGGGCGACGAGCTGCGTCGAGAACGACGATGGGTGTCGCCTCGATATCTTCAACCAGCAGGTCGCGAACAAGCTCGTGCTCACCGACGGTATGCAAGAGCGCAGTGAGCCGTTCCTCGACACAGATCGACTGACGGTCCGGCTGGTTAGCAACGAGGATATCTTCCTGTTCAAGGCGATCGCAGGCCGCGACGACGACATCGAGGACATGAATATGCTCGTGCAGGCCGGCCTCGATTACGACGTCGTCCGGGATGAACTCGAAGCCCAAATCGAACGCTTAGGAGATGATCAGTTCGCCACGTTCGCGAACGAGGCGTTGGTCGAACTCGAGGAGCGGTACGGGGTAACCACGCCGATCGAGGCCCGCGTCCAGGAGCTCACGAATAGGTACTACCGGGGGCTCGAAGTCCTCCAGGCACTCGATGAACCGATGACCGTCGACGAACTGGCCGCCGAACTGGAGCTGGATACCGACGAGGTTCAGGACCGGATCGCGTATCTCTCAACGTTCGACCGAGTCCGTCGGGATGGCGACACGGTCCGACCTGTGGAGTAG
- the nrdR gene encoding transcriptional regulator NrdR, whose protein sequence is MNCPDCGNERTRVIDTGTSADGTSVRRRRECQRCSFRFTTYERPEWESLQVKKRDGTIESFDRQKLRAGIERAVEKRDVAETTVTALVDDIESELQGREARIVSSSLIGELVSENLRTLDKVAYIRFVSVYKAFSEPQEFLRELDAVLDAELDDFDASNSSL, encoded by the coding sequence ATGAACTGCCCGGATTGCGGGAACGAGCGAACACGCGTCATCGATACAGGGACTAGTGCCGACGGAACCTCCGTCCGACGGCGCCGCGAATGTCAACGCTGTTCGTTCCGCTTTACGACCTACGAACGTCCAGAGTGGGAGTCACTCCAGGTGAAAAAACGCGACGGAACCATCGAATCGTTCGACCGACAGAAACTCCGCGCAGGGATCGAGCGAGCCGTTGAGAAGCGCGATGTGGCCGAGACAACAGTGACTGCTCTCGTCGACGATATCGAGAGCGAACTGCAAGGTCGAGAGGCACGTATCGTCTCTTCGAGTCTCATCGGCGAACTCGTCTCTGAGAACCTCCGCACGCTCGATAAGGTAGCCTACATTCGATTTGTCTCCGTTTACAAAGCATTCTCTGAGCCGCAGGAATTCCTGAGAGAACTTGACGCAGTCTTGGATGCAGAACTCGATGACTTCGATGCCTCGAACAGCTCACTATGA
- a CDS encoding ArdC-like ssDNA-binding domain-containing protein: MSTTRDSSVSFEETDTRSDEMNSTIEQWIDDLVAGVDDAQASDEFQEWLDVQSRFHDYSYRNTLLIKRQYPEASRVAGYRTWQEEFDRHVQEGESAIWIWAPIITTQCPECENSPSYHEDSDCDYDETSPEEWSEGLVGFKPAPVFDVSQTEGEPLPDLDTEATGDAGDLVEQLTDAADDLGVTVRIVPAEEWTHGEAKGICEQLSLVDVQPLVEVRDRENEADLARTLIHEYAHALLHFDVDDDTERAKREVEAEAVAYVVGRYCGLDTSGSAFYLAAWESDDPEIVRERLGRISRTAEELIDVLESESSSSLS; the protein is encoded by the coding sequence ATGTCCACGACCAGAGACTCGTCGGTCTCCTTCGAGGAGACCGACACGCGATCAGACGAGATGAACAGTACCATCGAACAGTGGATCGACGACCTCGTCGCCGGCGTCGACGACGCGCAGGCCAGCGACGAGTTCCAGGAGTGGCTCGACGTCCAGAGTCGCTTCCACGACTACTCCTACCGGAACACGCTCCTCATCAAGCGGCAGTATCCCGAAGCGAGCCGAGTGGCGGGCTACCGGACGTGGCAGGAGGAGTTCGACCGCCACGTTCAGGAGGGTGAGTCGGCCATCTGGATCTGGGCGCCGATCATCACCACTCAGTGCCCGGAGTGTGAGAATTCGCCGAGCTATCACGAGGATAGCGACTGTGACTACGATGAGACGTCGCCCGAGGAGTGGTCCGAGGGCCTGGTCGGGTTCAAGCCCGCGCCGGTGTTCGATGTCTCCCAGACCGAGGGCGAGCCGCTTCCCGACCTGGACACAGAAGCGACCGGCGACGCTGGCGATCTCGTCGAACAGTTGACTGACGCCGCTGATGACCTCGGCGTGACGGTGCGGATCGTTCCAGCCGAGGAGTGGACCCACGGCGAGGCGAAGGGCATCTGCGAGCAGCTGAGCCTCGTCGACGTTCAGCCGCTCGTCGAGGTGCGTGATCGGGAGAACGAGGCCGACCTCGCGCGGACGCTGATTCACGAGTACGCACACGCCCTGCTCCACTTCGATGTCGACGACGACACCGAGCGGGCGAAACGCGAAGTCGAGGCCGAAGCCGTTGCGTACGTCGTCGGGCGCTACTGCGGGCTCGACACGAGCGGGTCAGCGTTCTACCTCGCTGCGTGGGAGTCGGACGATCCCGAGATCGTTCGCGAGCGCCTCGGCCGGATTAGTCGAACGGCAGAAGAACTCATCGACGTTCTCGAGAGCGAATCCTCGTCCTCACTCAGTTAA
- a CDS encoding helix-turn-helix transcriptional regulator: MLRRIELEVLATVDRGDTISELATKLDHSESYLSRAVADLVEKGLVYTERDGRRKRVAPSDARAVELYRDLVRQHSHIDFPELLTGKALEVLYYLDQPRTVSEIADRSDNYRNTVNRILKRFRDRGLVGTADGRYEFNADFDRLHAFARELAHHLHRQRLEAVAPKGTILWEDYDEFLAQAETEIDAEAFHETGLARFAAFDLQFLLTEHRYYVYSEDLDVVSPAELCCHTLLIDDGSRHRSYCLLLLSHVDVDEEDLREQAAKYGLEDEIDALLRYLETHGEVDDDRLPEWDEFQELAADYEVPLPP; this comes from the coding sequence GTGCTCCGGCGCATCGAACTCGAGGTCCTCGCCACGGTCGACCGCGGCGACACGATCTCCGAACTCGCGACGAAACTCGACCACAGCGAGAGCTACCTCTCTCGTGCCGTCGCCGACCTCGTTGAGAAAGGGCTCGTCTACACGGAACGCGATGGCCGGCGAAAACGAGTCGCCCCGTCGGATGCTCGCGCCGTCGAACTCTATCGGGACCTCGTCCGCCAGCACTCCCACATCGACTTCCCCGAACTGCTGACCGGGAAGGCACTCGAGGTGCTGTACTACCTCGACCAGCCGCGAACCGTCTCCGAGATCGCCGACCGGAGCGACAACTACCGCAACACGGTCAACCGTATCCTCAAGCGGTTTCGTGACCGTGGTCTCGTCGGGACGGCCGACGGCCGCTACGAGTTCAACGCCGACTTCGACCGCCTACACGCGTTCGCCCGTGAACTCGCACACCATCTGCATCGCCAACGCCTCGAAGCCGTCGCCCCGAAGGGCACGATTCTCTGGGAGGACTACGACGAATTCCTCGCACAGGCCGAAACGGAGATCGACGCGGAGGCGTTCCACGAAACCGGCCTCGCTCGATTCGCGGCCTTCGACCTCCAGTTCCTGCTCACCGAGCACCGCTACTACGTCTACTCCGAAGACCTCGACGTAGTCTCACCGGCGGAGCTCTGCTGTCACACGCTGCTGATCGACGACGGCAGCCGCCACCGCTCGTACTGTCTCCTCCTGCTCAGCCACGTCGACGTCGACGAGGAGGATCTCCGAGAGCAGGCGGCGAAGTATGGCCTCGAAGACGAAATCGACGCCTTGCTCCGCTACCTCGAGACGCACGGCGAGGTCGACGACGACCGGCTCCCGGAGTGGGACGAGTTCCAGGAGTTGGCGGCTGACTACGAGGTGCCACTACCACCATGA
- a CDS encoding Cdc6/Cdc18 family protein, with protein MAEEPSQLSDFDGRYEDPADDPLFDFDEDDPDRANIFARKELLKVGHVPESGRIVGRDGEIKAVAAELRPIVRGDPPNNVIIYGKTGTGKSLVARHVTERARRAAESNGVSVGTVYVDCAQHNTQTRVARTVTRSLNETDETDFDIPRAGIGSGEYYDYLWEILDTAYESVIIILDEVDRLDDDDILMQLSRARESGKADCHLGVIAVSNKIEYRDQLNERVKSSLREEEFVFQPYDANQLREIMKHRRDAFHDGVLSDDVIPLTAALAAQEHGDARKAIEILRHAGELAERENVDTVVEEHVRDAQEWAEIDRFEELLRGSTTQVKFILYSLALLTEENPNEDGFSTNRIYERYQATTEKADAKTLSEHRVYELLKEQAFLGVVESTRTGGGRGEGSYLEHRLVQDTGIVLKSVLRDSRLEDLASSRFGR; from the coding sequence ATGGCTGAGGAACCGTCCCAACTCTCTGACTTCGACGGCCGCTACGAGGATCCCGCCGACGATCCCCTCTTTGACTTTGATGAAGACGACCCCGACCGGGCCAATATTTTCGCTCGAAAGGAACTGCTGAAGGTTGGCCACGTCCCTGAAAGCGGCCGTATCGTCGGCCGGGATGGCGAGATCAAGGCCGTTGCTGCTGAACTTAGGCCGATCGTTCGTGGCGATCCGCCCAACAACGTGATTATTTACGGCAAAACGGGGACCGGGAAGTCGCTCGTTGCCCGTCACGTCACAGAACGAGCCCGCCGAGCCGCGGAGTCGAACGGTGTGTCCGTCGGCACGGTCTACGTCGACTGCGCGCAGCACAACACACAGACACGCGTCGCGAGGACGGTAACTCGTTCACTCAACGAGACGGACGAGACTGACTTCGATATTCCACGCGCAGGGATTGGCAGCGGTGAATACTACGACTATCTCTGGGAGATTCTGGATACTGCCTACGAGTCAGTCATCATCATTCTCGACGAGGTGGACCGACTCGATGACGATGATATTCTTATGCAGCTCTCGCGGGCTCGCGAATCGGGAAAAGCGGATTGCCACCTGGGCGTCATCGCAGTCAGCAACAAGATTGAGTATCGCGACCAGCTGAACGAACGCGTCAAGTCGAGTCTTCGCGAGGAAGAGTTCGTCTTCCAGCCCTACGATGCGAATCAGCTGCGCGAGATTATGAAGCACCGACGGGACGCGTTCCACGATGGCGTTCTCTCGGATGATGTGATCCCGCTGACGGCGGCACTAGCCGCTCAAGAACACGGTGACGCCAGAAAGGCCATCGAAATTCTTCGTCACGCCGGCGAACTAGCCGAACGAGAAAACGTCGACACAGTCGTTGAGGAACACGTTCGTGATGCTCAGGAGTGGGCTGAAATCGATCGGTTCGAGGAGCTGCTACGCGGATCGACGACCCAGGTCAAATTCATCCTCTATTCGCTCGCGCTGCTCACCGAAGAGAATCCGAACGAGGATGGATTCTCTACCAACCGGATTTACGAACGGTATCAAGCGACGACAGAGAAGGCCGATGCGAAGACTCTCAGCGAGCACCGCGTCTATGAGCTGTTGAAAGAGCAGGCGTTCCTCGGCGTCGTTGAATCAACTCGGACCGGGGGTGGCCGGGGTGAAGGCAGTTATCTCGAGCACCGGCTGGTTCAGGACACCGGTATCGTGCTGAAATCTGTCCTCCGGGATAGCCGGCTGGAAGACCTGGCCAGCTCCCGTTTCGGTCGCTGA
- a CDS encoding DUF7568 family protein, producing MPPITNWRRESRSPTLAYRNTETGARAVLHRAPDSYRYKWRGVILVDGYPVWSRGYETKDATSFRDELRERPAPDLNCPECPNDDVRVGEKAADGAKVQRWYDCPDCGYEAPSRIVYGAER from the coding sequence ATGCCTCCCATCACCAATTGGCGACGCGAGAGCCGCTCGCCGACACTCGCGTATCGGAACACCGAGACCGGTGCGCGAGCCGTGCTGCATCGTGCGCCGGACTCCTATCGGTACAAGTGGCGCGGGGTGATTCTCGTCGACGGCTACCCGGTCTGGTCGCGGGGATACGAGACGAAGGATGCGACATCGTTCCGTGACGAGCTCCGGGAGCGGCCCGCACCGGACCTCAACTGCCCGGAGTGTCCGAACGACGACGTTCGCGTCGGCGAGAAGGCGGCAGACGGGGCGAAAGTCCAGCGGTGGTATGACTGCCCCGATTGTGGGTACGAAGCCCCCTCACGCATCGTCTACGGCGCCGAACGGTGA